The following coding sequences lie in one Candidatus Thermoplasmatota archaeon genomic window:
- a CDS encoding nicotinamide-nucleotide adenylyltransferase, with the protein MVSRRRALFIGRFQPFHLGHLEVVRAIASDFEVVIVGIGSAQESHTPDNPFTAGERHLMIQASLDAAGIRNYVVVPIVDVGRNALWVSHVAALVPPFEVFFSNNALPRRLFAEAGYQVQEAPFYERARYSGTLVRERMLGGGPWRELVPKEVVAVVEEVRGLDRIRELAVTDE; encoded by the coding sequence ATGGTCTCGCGCCGCCGCGCGCTCTTCATCGGGCGCTTCCAGCCCTTCCACCTGGGGCACCTCGAGGTCGTCCGCGCCATCGCAAGCGACTTCGAGGTCGTCATCGTGGGCATCGGCTCGGCGCAGGAGAGCCACACGCCCGACAACCCGTTCACGGCCGGCGAGCGCCACCTCATGATCCAGGCGAGCCTCGACGCGGCGGGCATCCGGAATTACGTCGTCGTCCCGATCGTGGACGTGGGGCGCAACGCGCTGTGGGTGTCGCACGTGGCCGCGCTCGTGCCGCCCTTTGAGGTGTTCTTCTCGAACAACGCGCTGCCCCGCCGCCTGTTCGCGGAGGCGGGGTACCAGGTGCAGGAGGCGCCTTTCTACGAGCGAGCCCGGTACAGCGGGACGCTCGTGCGCGAGCGCATGCTCGGCGGCGGCCCGTGGCGCGAGCTTGTGCCCAAGGAGGTCGTCGCCGTCGTCGAGGAGGTCCGCGGCCTCGACCGGATCCGCGAGCTTGCGGTCACGGACGAATGA
- a CDS encoding helix-turn-helix domain-containing protein, whose product MSAKRRAGGTILLVGILLSAPPVQAYATTGVDEEGARASVVVNEHLAAQSPLPLDLQWDSRDYVAPVDAPSVSTATVSEPVQALLPRTITTPALDPLLERLPDRVTVAPDLAHARAAYASASTVATGAMRTLADAFENKGTRAVEDTYRMIYHYCDVDDTFCPRPQGGDANFGGCKQQSDLYWRCERSCELEEGTRSLEGCTGSLGGVPSKNGGLPFLAFVGGVLGSAMRAFKPTLLSAAGSLDSLGRLLERDLPRHTQRVPTADAPQATVESPLPDEAPSAAVAAPATLPGLQVRARVERLSFEHRGPGGDASSGPAPERERAGGNARAIHDAANAASSDARAAAATAAHGSGVPSLAVGPSSPAGAEVALARGGAARQAPAPAGLLWLAAGALAVALLAGLHRLRSQQELLDQTVRSRMLEALADPRGRTAGELAAVTGVCRTTARYHLRLLRAQGIVAVQRVGKRVVFVAPGGSSPDDVRAARALSNDAARRVLSILARNPSASLRHVAAQCGLAPSGAHWHVRELERHGLLARRREGRGATYLLSEAAWRHVDPAAALRPSPRSEAGSPAAE is encoded by the coding sequence ATGAGCGCGAAACGTCGAGCCGGGGGCACGATTCTCCTCGTCGGCATCCTCCTTTCCGCGCCCCCCGTCCAAGCCTACGCCACGACCGGCGTGGACGAGGAAGGCGCGCGCGCAAGCGTGGTGGTGAACGAGCACCTCGCCGCGCAAAGCCCCCTTCCCCTTGACCTCCAATGGGACTCGCGGGACTACGTCGCGCCCGTCGACGCGCCCTCTGTCTCCACGGCGACCGTGTCCGAGCCGGTGCAGGCGCTCCTGCCGCGGACCATCACGACGCCGGCGCTCGACCCGCTCCTCGAACGGCTGCCGGACCGCGTGACCGTCGCGCCCGACCTCGCGCACGCGCGAGCCGCCTACGCGTCCGCCTCGACCGTCGCGACGGGCGCGATGCGCACGCTGGCCGACGCGTTCGAGAACAAGGGGACGCGCGCCGTCGAGGACACGTACCGAATGATCTACCACTACTGCGACGTGGACGACACGTTCTGCCCACGCCCCCAGGGCGGAGACGCCAACTTCGGCGGGTGCAAGCAGCAATCCGACCTCTACTGGCGCTGCGAGCGCTCGTGCGAGCTTGAGGAAGGCACCCGATCCCTCGAAGGGTGCACGGGCTCGCTTGGCGGCGTCCCGAGCAAGAACGGAGGGCTTCCATTCCTCGCCTTCGTGGGGGGCGTCCTTGGAAGCGCGATGCGCGCGTTCAAGCCCACGCTTCTCTCGGCCGCCGGGTCGCTCGATTCCCTCGGACGCCTGCTCGAACGCGACCTTCCCCGGCACACGCAACGCGTGCCGACGGCCGACGCGCCGCAGGCGACCGTCGAGTCGCCCCTGCCGGACGAGGCGCCCTCGGCCGCCGTCGCCGCGCCCGCAACGCTTCCGGGCTTGCAAGTGCGCGCGCGCGTGGAGCGCCTCTCCTTCGAGCACCGGGGGCCCGGAGGCGACGCCTCCTCCGGCCCCGCGCCGGAACGCGAGCGCGCCGGGGGCAATGCGCGCGCGATCCACGACGCCGCAAACGCGGCGTCCTCCGACGCGCGCGCGGCCGCCGCAACCGCCGCGCATGGAAGCGGCGTGCCTTCCTTGGCCGTGGGTCCCTCTTCGCCGGCAGGCGCGGAGGTCGCGTTGGCCCGCGGCGGCGCGGCGCGCCAGGCGCCCGCGCCCGCGGGCCTGCTTTGGCTTGCCGCCGGCGCGCTTGCCGTGGCGCTGCTTGCGGGCCTGCACCGGCTCCGCTCGCAGCAGGAGCTTCTGGACCAGACGGTCCGAAGCCGCATGCTCGAAGCCTTGGCCGATCCGCGCGGGCGCACGGCCGGCGAGCTTGCAGCCGTGACCGGCGTGTGCCGCACGACGGCGCGGTACCATCTGCGCCTCCTGCGCGCGCAGGGCATCGTCGCCGTGCAGCGCGTGGGCAAGCGCGTCGTGTTCGTGGCGCCGGGGGGCTCCTCCCCCGACGACGTCCGCGCCGCGCGCGCGCTGTCCAACGACGCGGCGCGCCGCGTGCTTTCGATCCTCGCCCGCAATCCTTCGGCTTCGCTGCGGCACGTGGCGGCCCAGTGCGGCCTTGCGCCCTCGGGCGCGCACTGGCACGTCCGGGAGCTCGAGCGGCACGGCCTCCTCGCGCGTCGGCGCGAGGGTCGCGGCGCGACCTACCTTCTCAGCGAGGCGGCGTGGCGCCACGTGGATCCGGCAGCCGCTCTCCGGCCCTCACCGCGATCGGAAGCCGGTTCTCCGGCGGCGGAATGA
- a CDS encoding DUF1684 domain-containing protein produces MDAAAYRASMEAARAAKDDRFRNDPDSPVPPHARAAFRGLAYFPIDEAYRVTARVERLPSPQRVRVVASGGDVRDYERACVLRFELRGRALSLAGFVPEEGQSDEPYLFVPFQDATSGKESYGGGRYLDPDVPSGPTLSIDFNEAYHPYCVYDDSWSCVIPPPENRLPIAVRAGERLPDPRGATPPR; encoded by the coding sequence GTGGACGCTGCGGCCTACCGCGCTTCGATGGAAGCCGCGCGCGCGGCGAAGGACGATCGCTTCCGGAACGACCCGGACTCGCCCGTCCCGCCGCACGCGCGCGCGGCCTTTCGCGGCCTCGCCTACTTCCCGATCGACGAGGCGTACCGCGTGACCGCGCGCGTCGAGCGCCTCCCGTCGCCGCAGCGGGTCCGCGTCGTTGCAAGCGGCGGGGACGTTCGCGACTACGAGCGCGCGTGCGTGCTGCGTTTCGAGCTTCGCGGCCGCGCGCTGTCGCTTGCGGGGTTCGTGCCCGAGGAAGGCCAGAGCGACGAGCCGTACCTCTTTGTTCCCTTCCAGGACGCGACAAGCGGCAAGGAGAGCTACGGAGGCGGCCGCTACCTCGACCCGGACGTCCCGTCCGGCCCGACGCTTTCGATCGACTTCAACGAGGCCTACCACCCGTACTGCGTCTACGACGATTCGTGGTCGTGCGTCATTCCGCCGCCGGAGAACCGGCTTCCGATCGCGGTGAGGGCCGGAGAGCGGCTGCCGGATCCACGTGGCGCCACGCCGCCTCGCTGA
- a CDS encoding S8/S53 family peptidase: MRLAACLVFAVVLANGAAVLPVEGSGSTPSSRSFSVVAIVDTGIRPNLAVYNDTTLNAHPSTYVTGYPSSALPLDKLATGAVRNQLYYVPGTRVVGAISLGEHTSALSCANSAQTPVWDDCGHGSGVSAIAAAQSPNVLIVHVEVSSPTQGVAWALEQPWIDVISISWGTIANAPVPGMDSLTREATARGKIVVVAAGNGVTNTALLPDRSLTYTSPFSGPSWVIAVGAVNDDTQRDYYWHSIPVDVAAPSPRGGGTSYAAPVVSGQAGRLVASARAAVGDTSEGPKGAILAQGAPAGSGPLADGALTRDELAAALLRTAAHTPADSQGRDVPLARDFYECMRLALRDGNGYAGSWACQSPVGATGVALPPWPGGTVPVEPDGTQPPTPLDFLFEGYGIVNGASGDRAWRVLLGLDASPDRVAEDAFRGASLAIRDAVWKRDVPRPGLHPCDVPSPLWECCGDPDDPKLCWRP, from the coding sequence ATGCGCCTTGCTGCGTGCCTCGTGTTTGCCGTCGTGCTTGCCAATGGAGCCGCCGTGCTGCCCGTCGAGGGTTCGGGTTCGACGCCGTCGTCCCGATCCTTCTCGGTGGTGGCCATCGTGGACACGGGCATCCGCCCCAACCTCGCCGTCTACAACGACACCACGCTCAACGCGCATCCGTCCACGTACGTCACGGGCTACCCGTCGTCCGCGCTGCCGCTCGACAAGCTTGCCACGGGCGCCGTCCGAAACCAGCTCTACTACGTTCCGGGCACGCGCGTCGTGGGCGCCATCAGCCTTGGCGAGCACACGAGCGCGCTTTCGTGCGCGAACTCGGCGCAGACGCCCGTGTGGGACGACTGCGGCCACGGAAGCGGCGTGTCGGCCATCGCCGCCGCCCAGTCGCCCAATGTGCTCATCGTCCACGTCGAGGTGTCCTCGCCGACCCAGGGCGTCGCGTGGGCCCTCGAGCAGCCTTGGATCGACGTCATCTCGATCTCCTGGGGGACCATCGCCAACGCGCCCGTCCCCGGCATGGACTCGCTCACGCGCGAGGCGACCGCGCGAGGCAAGATCGTCGTCGTGGCCGCCGGAAACGGCGTCACGAACACGGCCCTCCTGCCGGACCGCTCGCTCACCTACACGAGCCCGTTCTCGGGGCCGTCCTGGGTGATCGCGGTGGGCGCCGTGAACGACGACACCCAGCGCGACTACTATTGGCACAGCATCCCCGTCGACGTCGCCGCGCCAAGCCCCCGAGGGGGCGGCACGAGCTACGCCGCGCCGGTCGTCTCCGGCCAGGCCGGGCGTCTTGTCGCCTCCGCCCGCGCGGCCGTCGGAGACACCTCCGAGGGCCCCAAGGGCGCGATCCTTGCGCAGGGCGCGCCCGCGGGAAGCGGCCCCCTTGCCGACGGTGCTCTTACGCGCGACGAGCTTGCCGCGGCCCTGCTTCGGACCGCCGCGCACACGCCTGCCGACTCCCAAGGCCGCGACGTGCCCCTCGCGCGCGACTTCTACGAATGCATGCGCCTTGCGTTGCGGGACGGCAACGGCTACGCGGGCTCGTGGGCCTGCCAATCGCCCGTGGGGGCCACGGGCGTGGCGCTGCCGCCGTGGCCCGGCGGCACGGTGCCCGTCGAACCCGACGGCACGCAGCCGCCCACGCCCCTCGACTTCCTCTTCGAGGGCTACGGCATCGTGAACGGCGCAAGCGGCGACCGCGCGTGGCGAGTGCTCCTTGGGCTCGACGCTTCGCCCGACCGCGTGGCCGAGGACGCCTTCCGCGGCGCGAGCCTTGCGATCCGCGACGCCGTGTGGAAGCGCGACGTCCCGCGACCGGGCCTCCACCCGTGCGACGTCCCGTCCCCGCTGTGGGAGTGCTGCGGCGACCCCGACGACCCCAAGCTGTGCTGGCGGCCCTAG
- a CDS encoding winged helix-turn-helix transcriptional regulator: protein MRHARLLRSGALLGAATLALLALAVTAAAGPCDDLRVKVGSLAYVDRSQDCHAAVDAVRNPPIPPAPDAPERDLPVGEPENPGLEDAGVEDKLPTVEEEDPPVSAPGAGAGVALFPEGLPEASDPTGDPLALACVWVVREEESEAHCQEARLPEPPEAPSAWAPLESADPFAGPQAADESDAAPEPEASSASAAAFEASALAPAGHAPARELSVAVTPSRPARDETPVDQPHSLPLAVATALSLLAVGVGLYHRLRRAPILSATRAQILDIVRARPGLTLTELGRRTGVTRRTAAYHARVLAAEGAVVLEGFGNQTLVYANGAVPCDLRRPAAVLQDDRPRRFLEALLRKPTASLREVAREANLPVATAHGCAARLEREGLLETRRGAATRFELSQRARSLLGQAST, encoded by the coding sequence ATGCGACACGCGAGGCTTCTGCGATCGGGCGCCCTTCTGGGGGCCGCCACGCTTGCGCTCCTGGCGCTGGCGGTCACCGCCGCCGCTGGCCCTTGCGACGATCTGCGCGTGAAGGTCGGCTCGCTTGCGTACGTGGACCGCTCGCAGGACTGCCACGCCGCCGTCGACGCGGTCCGCAATCCGCCCATCCCCCCCGCGCCCGACGCGCCCGAACGCGATCTCCCGGTCGGCGAGCCGGAGAACCCGGGCCTGGAGGACGCGGGCGTGGAGGACAAGCTTCCGACCGTCGAGGAAGAGGATCCGCCCGTCTCGGCGCCCGGCGCCGGCGCCGGCGTCGCCCTCTTCCCGGAGGGTTTGCCCGAAGCTTCCGACCCCACCGGGGACCCGCTTGCGCTCGCTTGCGTCTGGGTCGTGCGGGAGGAGGAATCCGAAGCGCACTGCCAGGAGGCGCGCCTACCCGAGCCCCCGGAGGCCCCCAGCGCATGGGCGCCCCTTGAGTCCGCCGATCCGTTCGCCGGTCCCCAAGCCGCCGACGAGTCCGACGCCGCCCCTGAGCCCGAGGCGTCTTCCGCGTCGGCTGCCGCCTTCGAGGCGTCCGCCTTGGCACCGGCCGGCCACGCGCCCGCTCGCGAGCTCTCCGTCGCCGTGACGCCGTCCCGACCCGCGCGGGACGAGACCCCGGTCGACCAGCCCCATTCGCTGCCGTTGGCCGTCGCGACCGCCCTCTCGCTGCTCGCCGTCGGCGTTGGCCTGTATCACCGGCTCCGCCGCGCGCCCATCCTCAGCGCGACCCGCGCGCAAATCTTGGACATCGTGCGGGCCCGCCCCGGTCTTACGCTCACGGAGCTGGGCCGGCGCACGGGCGTCACCCGGCGCACGGCCGCCTACCACGCGCGCGTGCTGGCCGCCGAAGGCGCCGTCGTGCTGGAAGGCTTCGGCAACCAGACGCTCGTGTACGCAAACGGCGCCGTGCCTTGCGACCTTCGCCGTCCCGCCGCCGTGCTCCAGGACGACCGCCCGCGCCGGTTCCTCGAGGCCCTGCTGCGAAAGCCCACCGCCTCGCTGCGGGAGGTCGCCCGCGAGGCGAACCTTCCCGTCGCCACGGCGCACGGATGCGCCGCGCGGCTCGAGCGCGAGGGCCTCCTCGAGACGCGGCGCGGGGCGGCGACCCGCTTTGAGCTTTCGCAGCGGGCGCGGTCGCTTCTGGGGCAAGCATCGACGTAG
- a CDS encoding winged helix-turn-helix transcriptional regulator, whose protein sequence is MSWVCPVDLGLGSEFQGSPPRIAVRLQAQGVAVGSPPRGLVDPARTAPEAPATMADASAQPPVAWQALVDALATSRAAASAPSQPTEDPALAPRAPSPPFQERGAWRDPSPPSPGLWTVGMAATLALALAGLYQRIRSHDLLEGSATRRAIFEAVGRRPGVTLSALAREAGVTRATVTYHVHRMASEGLVGIEVFGNRTLVWQAGAEPALRRRAAAILREEAPRRVLAILSVRPDASLRSVAQEAGMPLSTVHGCVWRLRREGLLTGGPADGLAPSGSASRR, encoded by the coding sequence TTGTCGTGGGTTTGCCCCGTCGACCTTGGGCTTGGTTCGGAGTTCCAAGGGAGCCCTCCGCGGATCGCCGTGCGGTTGCAGGCCCAAGGCGTCGCCGTGGGCTCTCCGCCGCGCGGCCTCGTCGATCCGGCGCGTACCGCCCCGGAGGCCCCCGCCACGATGGCGGACGCGTCGGCGCAGCCGCCCGTCGCATGGCAGGCCCTCGTCGATGCGCTTGCGACAAGCCGCGCCGCCGCGTCGGCCCCGTCGCAACCGACCGAAGACCCCGCCCTCGCGCCGCGCGCGCCAAGCCCACCGTTCCAGGAGCGGGGCGCGTGGCGGGATCCGTCCCCGCCCTCGCCCGGCCTGTGGACGGTCGGGATGGCCGCGACGCTTGCGCTCGCGCTTGCGGGCCTCTACCAGCGCATCCGCTCGCACGACCTCCTGGAGGGCAGCGCGACGCGGCGGGCGATCTTCGAGGCTGTGGGCCGGCGCCCCGGCGTCACGCTTTCCGCGCTGGCGCGCGAGGCGGGCGTCACCCGCGCGACTGTGACCTACCACGTGCATCGCATGGCTTCCGAGGGCTTGGTCGGAATCGAAGTCTTTGGCAACCGCACGCTCGTGTGGCAAGCCGGCGCCGAGCCTGCGCTCCGACGCCGCGCGGCCGCCATCCTGCGCGAGGAGGCGCCCCGACGCGTGCTTGCGATCCTCTCGGTCCGCCCGGACGCCTCGCTTCGGTCCGTGGCGCAGGAAGCGGGCATGCCGCTTTCCACCGTGCATGGATGCGTTTGGCGCCTCCGGCGGGAAGGCTTGCTCACGGGAGGTCCCGCCGACGGCCTCGCCCCAAGCGGCAGCGCTTCCAGACGGTGA
- a CDS encoding methylmalonyl-CoA mutase family protein, whose translation MARRRSGRKHAKTKTARRAPATAKSPPRATPAAGKRLSDWEKRVLAPHLAKSPERAANFRTLSEVEPPVVATPEHLRGFSYDRKLGWPGEYPFTRGIHPNMYRGRVWTMRQFAGFGSVEETNERFKYLLAHGQTGLSVAFDFPTLHGYDSDDSRSRGEVGKTGVAVSSLRDMEDLLEGLPLDEVTTSMTINGPAAMIWAMYLAAAERHGFPMASVGGTIQNDILKEYIAQKMFIFPPKPAMRLVIDTFEFGSRNVPRWNTVSISGYHIREAGSTAVQELAFTLRNGMEYVKWGIERGLAVDDFAPRLSFFFNAHNDLFEEVAKFRAARRIWARFMREEARAKNPRSWLLRFHTQTAGCSCTAQQPEINIVRTTIQALAAVLGGTQSLHTNSFDEALALPTEKAVRIALRTQQILAHESGVANTADPLGGSYYVEWLTDEMERQAEDYFDRIEAQGGVIPAIEKGWFQREIAAASYRYQKEVEAGTRVVVGVNKHTETEEKDALPILKVSDESEVRQRARLLELRRTRDARRVDESLERLTRACEKEGNLVPPILEAVRAYATLGEIRAAMVKVFGEYEEPAMF comes from the coding sequence ATGGCTCGCCGCCGCAGCGGCCGCAAGCACGCCAAGACGAAGACCGCGCGGCGCGCGCCCGCCACGGCGAAGTCGCCCCCCCGCGCGACCCCTGCGGCAGGCAAACGCCTTTCCGACTGGGAGAAGCGCGTCCTTGCGCCCCACCTTGCGAAGTCGCCCGAGCGCGCCGCCAACTTCCGCACGCTCTCCGAGGTCGAGCCGCCGGTCGTGGCCACGCCCGAGCACCTGCGTGGCTTCTCGTACGACCGGAAGCTTGGCTGGCCGGGTGAGTACCCCTTCACGCGCGGCATCCACCCCAACATGTACCGGGGCCGCGTCTGGACGATGCGGCAGTTCGCGGGCTTTGGCTCCGTCGAGGAGACGAACGAGCGGTTCAAGTACCTCCTCGCGCACGGCCAAACCGGACTCTCGGTCGCCTTCGACTTCCCGACGCTCCACGGCTACGACAGCGACGATTCCCGCTCGCGCGGCGAGGTGGGGAAGACGGGCGTCGCCGTGTCGAGCCTGCGCGACATGGAGGACCTCCTGGAGGGGCTTCCCCTCGACGAGGTCACGACGTCCATGACGATCAACGGCCCGGCGGCGATGATCTGGGCCATGTACCTTGCCGCCGCCGAGCGCCACGGATTCCCCATGGCAAGCGTGGGCGGCACCATCCAGAACGACATCCTGAAGGAGTACATCGCGCAGAAGATGTTCATCTTCCCGCCCAAGCCGGCCATGCGGCTTGTGATCGACACCTTCGAGTTTGGAAGCCGCAACGTCCCGCGGTGGAACACGGTCTCGATCTCCGGCTACCACATCCGGGAAGCCGGCTCCACGGCCGTGCAGGAGCTAGCGTTCACGCTGCGCAACGGCATGGAGTACGTGAAGTGGGGCATCGAACGAGGGCTTGCCGTCGACGACTTCGCGCCGCGCCTGTCGTTCTTCTTCAACGCGCACAACGACCTCTTCGAGGAAGTCGCGAAGTTCCGGGCCGCGCGCCGCATCTGGGCCCGGTTCATGCGGGAGGAGGCCCGGGCGAAGAACCCGCGCTCGTGGCTCCTTCGCTTCCACACGCAGACGGCCGGATGCTCGTGCACGGCCCAGCAGCCCGAGATCAACATCGTGCGCACCACGATCCAGGCGCTCGCGGCCGTGCTCGGCGGCACGCAGTCGCTCCACACGAACTCCTTCGACGAGGCGCTTGCGCTTCCCACGGAGAAGGCCGTCCGCATCGCGCTCCGCACGCAGCAGATCCTCGCCCACGAGTCGGGCGTCGCCAACACGGCCGACCCCTTGGGGGGCTCCTACTACGTCGAGTGGCTCACGGACGAGATGGAGCGCCAGGCGGAGGACTACTTCGACCGCATCGAGGCCCAGGGCGGCGTCATCCCGGCCATCGAGAAGGGCTGGTTCCAGCGCGAGATCGCCGCCGCGTCCTACCGCTACCAGAAGGAGGTCGAGGCGGGGACACGCGTCGTGGTGGGCGTGAACAAGCACACCGAGACCGAGGAGAAGGACGCGCTTCCGATCCTCAAGGTCTCCGACGAATCCGAGGTCCGGCAACGGGCGCGCCTGCTGGAGCTTCGCCGCACGCGCGACGCGCGACGCGTGGACGAGTCCCTCGAGCGGCTCACGCGCGCGTGCGAGAAGGAGGGCAATCTCGTTCCGCCCATCCTCGAAGCCGTTCGCGCCTACGCCACGCTCGGCGAGATCCGCGCCGCCATGGTGAAGGTGTTCGGGGAGTACGAAGAGCCGGCAATGTTCTGA
- a CDS encoding CocE/NonD family hydrolase — MSTGGKAPWRAVAALLVLLAAPVLSGCLGTELKDSLEFFVYEPLPPKPEPIAENLTSSGLSARLENVTVGWLNLTIPSFDATPLALDLWRPEIDRPVPTILIVSPYFEDSKDPENNNTPRGGLYAQTLRYFAPRGYAVALADLRGTRLSGGCLDLGGPGEQGDAAALVEYLATQPWSNGKVGMIGGSYDGWTQQMAAVSKSPYLAAIVPIAPIADVYHGVGKGGAKFAGWTPGMSMGYSFNYGLGIPSPLQIVSNPTSVLGVNWAQFLTGHEGQHLPSQTCAVENQVWANDPSGDYNGWFTVRDLRERAKDATAAMFYTHGFYDINARPDHIDPWYAGYGGPKRAFLYQADHFMGTDAPGTGRTDWWEEVHRWFDFHLLAIPNGADATYNLIEVQDNLGRWRHETAWPPADATPVAFHLGDRTLSREPAAAGTAIFREDPFEDAGEIGTRSSRVMDGAGPARLVFASEPLAEAVHYAGRPVASVLVSSDKANTNVVARLYDIHPDGSWVLVNKGVHTIRHRDGLDKPSHGTPGTPYKVPVSMQPEDYVFRAGHAIGLAISASDASYVLPTGAMPQNTIHYGGAEGSALLLPAVERTDFTMRTWGSAQPTWLGPKPGEAFP; from the coding sequence ATGTCGACGGGTGGGAAGGCGCCCTGGCGCGCGGTTGCGGCACTCCTGGTTCTCCTGGCCGCTCCGGTCCTTTCCGGCTGCCTTGGAACCGAGTTGAAGGACTCCCTCGAGTTTTTCGTCTACGAGCCCCTGCCGCCCAAGCCCGAGCCCATCGCCGAGAACCTCACCTCAAGCGGCCTCTCGGCCCGCCTGGAGAACGTCACGGTCGGGTGGCTCAATCTCACGATCCCGTCCTTTGACGCGACGCCGCTTGCGCTCGACCTCTGGCGTCCCGAGATCGACCGGCCCGTGCCCACGATCCTGATCGTTTCGCCCTACTTCGAGGATTCGAAGGACCCCGAGAACAACAACACGCCCCGAGGCGGGCTCTACGCGCAGACGCTGCGCTACTTCGCGCCGCGCGGCTACGCCGTCGCGCTCGCCGACCTTCGCGGAACGCGCCTCTCCGGCGGATGCCTCGATCTTGGCGGCCCCGGCGAGCAGGGCGACGCGGCCGCGCTCGTCGAGTATCTTGCCACGCAACCCTGGAGCAACGGCAAGGTCGGCATGATCGGCGGAAGCTACGACGGTTGGACGCAGCAGATGGCCGCCGTCTCGAAGTCGCCGTACCTCGCCGCGATCGTCCCCATCGCGCCCATCGCCGACGTGTACCACGGCGTGGGCAAGGGCGGCGCCAAGTTCGCCGGGTGGACGCCGGGCATGTCGATGGGCTACAGCTTCAACTACGGCCTTGGCATCCCCTCGCCGCTGCAGATCGTTTCGAACCCGACGAGCGTCCTTGGCGTGAATTGGGCGCAGTTCCTCACGGGCCACGAGGGCCAACACCTGCCCTCGCAGACGTGCGCCGTCGAGAACCAGGTGTGGGCCAACGACCCCTCGGGCGACTACAACGGCTGGTTCACGGTCCGCGACCTGCGCGAGCGCGCGAAGGACGCCACGGCGGCCATGTTCTACACGCACGGCTTCTACGACATCAACGCGCGGCCCGACCACATCGACCCGTGGTACGCGGGCTACGGCGGGCCCAAGCGCGCCTTCCTCTATCAGGCGGACCACTTCATGGGGACCGATGCGCCCGGCACGGGCCGCACGGACTGGTGGGAGGAGGTCCACCGCTGGTTCGACTTCCATCTCCTTGCGATCCCCAATGGCGCCGATGCGACCTACAACCTCATCGAGGTGCAGGACAACCTCGGCCGCTGGCGGCACGAGACCGCCTGGCCGCCGGCGGACGCCACGCCCGTCGCCTTCCACCTTGGCGACCGCACGCTCTCCCGCGAGCCTGCCGCGGCCGGCACGGCGATCTTCCGCGAGGACCCCTTCGAGGACGCCGGCGAGATCGGGACGCGAAGCTCGCGCGTCATGGACGGCGCGGGGCCGGCACGGCTTGTTTTCGCCTCCGAGCCCCTTGCCGAGGCCGTGCACTACGCGGGCCGGCCCGTCGCGTCGGTGCTCGTTTCGTCGGACAAGGCCAACACGAACGTGGTGGCGCGCCTGTACGACATCCACCCGGACGGCTCGTGGGTGCTCGTCAACAAGGGCGTGCACACGATCCGCCACCGCGACGGGCTCGACAAGCCCAGCCACGGCACGCCGGGTACCCCGTACAAGGTGCCCGTGTCCATGCAGCCCGAGGACTACGTGTTCCGGGCGGGCCACGCGATCGGCCTTGCGATCTCCGCGAGCGACGCGTCGTACGTGCTGCCCACGGGCGCGATGCCGCAGAACACGATTCACTATGGCGGCGCGGAAGGAAGCGCGCTCCTCCTTCCCGCGGTCGAGCGGACGGACTTCACGATGCGAACCTGGGGTTCCGCACAACCCACGTGGCTTGGACCTAAGCCGGGGGAGGCGTTCCCGTGA